From Struthio camelus isolate bStrCam1 chromosome 7, bStrCam1.hap1, whole genome shotgun sequence, a single genomic window includes:
- the LOC104141284 gene encoding vertebrate ancient opsin isoform X2 translates to MTRAEPRDVPALLLAATGGGSLLLLQPGFTTEEDTVLAAAGDRLVPPRASCLPPFPQSPHGTELPSGQPVSSRTSPGQQKHGEFVHTSITGSKFLLLILNIIHKRQDHAIPFSLARVEKMDVFPAPANESSGPAGWDPFRRPLASVQPWHFRLLAAAMLVVTSLSLAENLAVILVTSRFQQLRQPLNYVIVNLSVADFLVSLTGGTISFLANLRGYFYMGRWACVLEGFAVTFFGIVALWSLALLAFERYIVICRPLGNTRLRGKHAALGIAFVWSFSFLWTIPPTMGWSSYTTSKIGTTCEPNWYSRAYTDHTYIITFFTTCFIVPLLVILVSYGKLMQKLRKVSDAQGRLGTTRKPERQVTRMVVVMIVAFLICWTPYAAFSILVTACPSVELDPRLAAIPAFFSKTATVYNPIIYVFMNKQFRKCLIQMFSCSNTETAESNVNPTSERAALTPDKRGTEMSPMAARTTLSSRKTGVTAC, encoded by the exons ATG ACGAGGGCTGAGCCGAGGGATGTtcctgcgctgctgctggctgccacgggaggagggagcctgctgctcctgcagccgGGCTTTACTACAGAAGAGGACACggtgctggctgcagctggaGACCGGCTGGTCCCTCCGAGAGCCTCCTGCTTGCCTCCCTTCCCACAGTCCCCGCACGGCACTGAACTGCCCTCTGGTCAACCCGTCAGTTCCCGGACTAGCCCTGGACAGCAGAAGCATGGAGAGTTTGTTCACACTTCGATCACAGGCAGCAAGTTTCTCCTTTTGATCTTGAACATTATCCATAAACGCCAGGATCACGCAATACCATTTTCTCTAGCGAGAGTGGAAAAGATGGATGTATTCCCAGCGCCTGCAAACGAGTCCTCTGGCCCCGCCGGCTGGGACCCCTTCCGCCGGCCCCTGGCCTCCGTGCAGCCCTGGCACTTCAGGCTGCTGGCGGCAGCGATGCTGGTGGTGACCTCCCTGTCGCTGGCCGAGAACCTGGCTGTCATCCTGGTGACGTCTAGGTTCCAGCAACTGAGACAACCTCTCAATTACGTGATAGTCAATTTGTCCGTGGCCGACTTCCTGGTCTCGTTGACCGGCGGCACCATCAGCTTCTTAGCCAATCTAAGAGGTTATTTTTATATGGGACGCTGGGCTTGTGTGCTGGAAGGATTTGCTGTCACCTTCTTTG GCATCGTTGCTCTCTGGTCTCTTGCTCTCCTGGCTTTCGAGCGGTACATTGTGATCTGCCGCCCGCTGGGAAACACGCGTTTGAGGGGGAAGCACGCAGCCCTCGGCATTGCCTTCGTGTGGAGCTTCTCTTTCCTCTGGACCATTCCACCGACCATGGGCTGGAGCAGCTACACCACCAGTAAGATTGGAACCACTTGTGAACCTAACTG GTACTCTCGAGCTTATACTGATCATACCTACATTATTACATTCTTCACCACCTGTTTTATAGTGCCTTTATTGGTGATTTTGGTATCCTATGGAAAATTGATGCAGAAGCTAAGAAAG GTGTCAGATGCGCAAGGCAGGCTGGGAACTACCCGGAAACCTGAAAGACAAGTGACTAGAATGGTTGTTGTTATGATCGTTGCATTTCTAATCTGCTGGACGCCATATGCCGCCTTTTCTATCCTAGTCACCGCGTGCCCTTCCGTTGAGCTGGATCCTCGGCTGGCAGCAATTCCAGCTTTCTTCTCCAAAACAGCTACTGTTTATAACCCAATTATTTATGTCTTTATGAACAAACAG TTCAGGAAGTGTCTGATTCAGATGTTCAGCTGCAGTAACACAGAGACTGCGGAGTCCAACGTGAACCCCACTTCAGAGAGAGCAGCGCTAACCCCGGACAAAAGAGGGACTGAGATGTCCCCCATGGCAGCACGTACCACCCTTTCTAGCAGGAAAACTGGAG tcACAGCCTGCTAG
- the LOC104141284 gene encoding vertebrate ancient opsin isoform X1: protein MTRAEPRDVPALLLAATGGGSLLLLQPGFTTEEDTVLAAAGDRLVPPRASCLPPFPQSPHGTELPSGQPVSSRTSPGQQKHGEFVHTSITGSKFLLLILNIIHKRQDHAIPFSLARVEKMDVFPAPANESSGPAGWDPFRRPLASVQPWHFRLLAAAMLVVTSLSLAENLAVILVTSRFQQLRQPLNYVIVNLSVADFLVSLTGGTISFLANLRGYFYMGRWACVLEGFAVTFFGIVALWSLALLAFERYIVICRPLGNTRLRGKHAALGIAFVWSFSFLWTIPPTMGWSSYTTSKIGTTCEPNWYSRAYTDHTYIITFFTTCFIVPLLVILVSYGKLMQKLRKVSDAQGRLGTTRKPERQVTRMVVVMIVAFLICWTPYAAFSILVTACPSVELDPRLAAIPAFFSKTATVYNPIIYVFMNKQFRKCLIQMFSCSNTETAESNVNPTSERAALTPDKRGTEMSPMAARTTLSSRKTGGEHRNCRSFAQPAASENKIHPM, encoded by the exons ATG ACGAGGGCTGAGCCGAGGGATGTtcctgcgctgctgctggctgccacgggaggagggagcctgctgctcctgcagccgGGCTTTACTACAGAAGAGGACACggtgctggctgcagctggaGACCGGCTGGTCCCTCCGAGAGCCTCCTGCTTGCCTCCCTTCCCACAGTCCCCGCACGGCACTGAACTGCCCTCTGGTCAACCCGTCAGTTCCCGGACTAGCCCTGGACAGCAGAAGCATGGAGAGTTTGTTCACACTTCGATCACAGGCAGCAAGTTTCTCCTTTTGATCTTGAACATTATCCATAAACGCCAGGATCACGCAATACCATTTTCTCTAGCGAGAGTGGAAAAGATGGATGTATTCCCAGCGCCTGCAAACGAGTCCTCTGGCCCCGCCGGCTGGGACCCCTTCCGCCGGCCCCTGGCCTCCGTGCAGCCCTGGCACTTCAGGCTGCTGGCGGCAGCGATGCTGGTGGTGACCTCCCTGTCGCTGGCCGAGAACCTGGCTGTCATCCTGGTGACGTCTAGGTTCCAGCAACTGAGACAACCTCTCAATTACGTGATAGTCAATTTGTCCGTGGCCGACTTCCTGGTCTCGTTGACCGGCGGCACCATCAGCTTCTTAGCCAATCTAAGAGGTTATTTTTATATGGGACGCTGGGCTTGTGTGCTGGAAGGATTTGCTGTCACCTTCTTTG GCATCGTTGCTCTCTGGTCTCTTGCTCTCCTGGCTTTCGAGCGGTACATTGTGATCTGCCGCCCGCTGGGAAACACGCGTTTGAGGGGGAAGCACGCAGCCCTCGGCATTGCCTTCGTGTGGAGCTTCTCTTTCCTCTGGACCATTCCACCGACCATGGGCTGGAGCAGCTACACCACCAGTAAGATTGGAACCACTTGTGAACCTAACTG GTACTCTCGAGCTTATACTGATCATACCTACATTATTACATTCTTCACCACCTGTTTTATAGTGCCTTTATTGGTGATTTTGGTATCCTATGGAAAATTGATGCAGAAGCTAAGAAAG GTGTCAGATGCGCAAGGCAGGCTGGGAACTACCCGGAAACCTGAAAGACAAGTGACTAGAATGGTTGTTGTTATGATCGTTGCATTTCTAATCTGCTGGACGCCATATGCCGCCTTTTCTATCCTAGTCACCGCGTGCCCTTCCGTTGAGCTGGATCCTCGGCTGGCAGCAATTCCAGCTTTCTTCTCCAAAACAGCTACTGTTTATAACCCAATTATTTATGTCTTTATGAACAAACAG TTCAGGAAGTGTCTGATTCAGATGTTCAGCTGCAGTAACACAGAGACTGCGGAGTCCAACGTGAACCCCACTTCAGAGAGAGCAGCGCTAACCCCGGACAAAAGAGGGACTGAGATGTCCCCCATGGCAGCACGTACCACCCTTTCTAGCAGGAAAACTGGAGGTGAACACAGAAATTGCCGTTCTTTTGCTCAGCCGGcagcttcagaaaacaaaatccatCCCATGTAG